In the Burkholderia contaminans genome, GAGCGTGTCGATCAGGCAATGACGCGCCGTCTCCAGCGCGAGCGCGCTGTCGATGCCGGCATTCAGCACGTAGTCGACGATATCGACGAGTACCGTATCCGGAGCAGGGCGGACGTTGGAGACCGGGGCGGACATCGAGGGGCCGATGGGAACGCGCTTAGTTCGTTGCCGGCTTCAGCTCGTTCGACTGCGTCGGTGCCGGCGTGCCTTGCGCCATTTCCGGCGTCACGCATTCGTCCGCGAGGCGTTCGCCGCCGTTCGCGTCGGAGAACAGCATCGCCTTGGTCGGGATCACGACCAGCTTGAAGCCTGCTGCCGGATCGTAGAACGTGTCGGCGCCCGTCGTCGTGGCCTGACGCGGCAGCTTGTAGTTCTTCTTCGCCCAGTGAACCGTGACGACCTGGTCGCGCTTCATGTCACCGGCGAGATCGAACGACAGGCCTTCCTTGCAGGACCACTTGACCGCGCCGTCCGGTACCGGATCGACCTTGGCTGCTGCGCGTGCCTGCGCCTTCTTGCTGCGCGGGATGATGCGCTTGGCCGGCGCCGGGCGCTTGGCCGTTGCCTTCTTCGCGGTCGTGGTGGCCGTACCCTGGGCGAACGCGCTCGGAGCCGACACCAGCATCGTGGCGGACAAGGCGCCGATAGCGGTAGCGATCAGGAGTTTCTTCATGGAGTCAGAACCTTTCGATAATCAGTTGACAAGGGCCGGCAATCGAAACTGCCGGCCGGTTTGAAACTGCACGCGCCCCGAAAGCGCGCAGCGGCCGCTATTTTCACCTATTTGGCCGCGTGTATATCAGGTTTTCGGGCTCCGTTACGTTTTTTGTCGTTTCGCAAACCTCTATCCGGTTCGCGCGTCGTCGAATGCATGAAACTCGTGTATCGGCCGGCGGCGCGCGCTTACGGCACGCTGCCCTCGGCGGCGGGGCCGAACAGCGGCGCGGCCTCGGCCGGCACGGGCTGGCCGGTGGCCCGTGCGCGGCGCAGCACCGACCAGTAATAGCGGTAACTCGCGCGATCGTGCAGCGTATCACCATGGCGTGTCGGGCCCCAGTCGGCGGCCTGCGCGGCCAGCAGGATCTCGGCGGCCAGCGCGACCTCGTCGGTGCGCGGCGCGAATGCGTCGACGATCGGGCGGATCTGCGCGGGGTGGATGCTCCACATCCGCGTGAACGCGAATTCGTCGCGCGCGCGGCGTGCATCGCCGGCGACGACGCCCATGTCGCGCACCTCGGTCGTCACGTTGTGCGACGGTGTCTTGCCGTGCGCGTGGCAGGCCGCGGCGATTTCCAGCTTCGCGCGGCGCACGAGCGGATGCTCGAACTGGCCGGGCGAGCGCATCGCGGAATCGGGAATCGCGCCATGGTGCGCGGAGACGAAATCCATCAGCCCGAAGCTCAGCGTGCCGACCGTCGGCAGCGCGGCGAGGGCGGCCGCCTGCGCGAGCGCGCCGTGCGTCTCGACGAGTACGTCGACGGGAATCGGCTGCGCGATGCCGAGCTCGCGGCGCGTGCCTTCGATGAACGCGGTCATTTCGGCGGCATCGGCGGCGCTCGCGATCTTCGGGAGCGTGATGTAGGCGGGGGCACGCGATGTGCGCAGCACGATGCGCACGTCGTCGCGCCAGTGCGGATGGGAAAAATCGTGGATGCGGACGCCGACACGGCCGAAGCGGTTCTCGTCGCTGCCGAGCAGTTCGGTGACGAGTGCCGCGTGCGCGGCTTCCTGGCCGACGGCGGCGCCGTCTTCGCAGTCGAGCGTGATGTCGAACACGGGGCCCAGCTCGGCCTGCAGCGCGAGTGACTTGCGCATCAGCTTTTCGCTGCCCGCGTAGTGATCGCAGCAGGGCAGGATCGCGGGCGGGGACGCCCCGTCGTACAGCACTTGTGCGGGAGTGAGCGCGGCCATCTCGTCTACGTCAGGGAAGCGGGTCAACGTGGAGAAAATCGGATTCGGGCGCGTTCTGGGCCGGTGCGCGGCGGGCGCGGGGCGGCAAAACGAGCGCGGATCGGATCGGTCGGCCGGGCCGGCGGCATGCCGGCCCGGGCCGAAACCGGGCTGCCCGAGGGCCGCCCGGCGAGGTGCGATATGCTTAGTTCTTCAGCAGGTGGGCGACGCCATCGCGCTCTTCGAGCAGCTCGGCCAGTGTGCCGTCCATCTTCTCGCGCGAGAACGCGTCGATTTCCAGGCCTTCGACGCGCTTGTATTCGCCGTTTTCGCAAACGACCGGCACGCCGTAGATGATGTCTTCGGGGATGCCGTACGAGCCGTCCGACGGGATGCCCATCGTGACCCACTTGCCGTTCGTGCCGAGGACCCAGTCACGCACGTGGTCGATCGCTGCGTTCGCGGCCGACGCTGCCGACGACAGGCCGCGCGCTTCGATGATCGCCGCGCCGCGCTTGCCGACGGTCGGGATGAACGTGTCGCGGTTCCACACGTCGTCGTTGATCAGCTTCAGCAGCGATTCGCCTTCGGCGGTCGCGAAGCGGAAGTCGGGGTACATCGTCGGCGAGTGGTTGCCCCACACGGCGAGCTTCTCGATCGATGCGACCGGCTTGCCCGACTTCGCCGCGAGTTGCGACAGCGCGCGGTTGTGGTCGAGGCGCAGCATGGCCGTGAAGTTCTTCTTCGGCAGATCCGGTGCCGACTTCATCGCGATGTAGGCGTTCGTGTTCGCCGGGTTGCCGACGACCAGCACCTTCACGTCGCGGCTCGCGACTTCGTTCAGCGCAGCGCCCTGGACCGTGAAGATTTCTGCGTTTGCCGACAGCAGGTCCTTGCGCTCCATGCCCTTCGAGCGCGGACGTGCGCCGACCAGCAGTGCGACGTCGGCATCCTTGAATGCGACCTTCGGATCGTCGGTGATCACGACGCCCGCGAGCAGCGGGAACGCGCAATCGTCGAGTTCCATCACGACGCCTTTGACGGCGGCTTGGGCTTGCGGGAGGTCGAGCAGTTGCAGGATGACCGGCTGGTCCTTGCCGAGCAGGTCGCCGTTCGCGATGCGGAACAGCAGGGAGTAAGCGATTTGACCTGCGGCGCCGGTGACGGCAACGCGCTTTGCGGGCTTAGCCATTGAAAATCTCCAGGACGGGTGAAGCGTTGGACACTCGCGAAAACGCCATTTTATGCGCGTTGTGCTGAGTGTTGCATTGAAGCAGGGCGGAGGACTCGCGATGGCAGACGCGGTGAACCTGGAGACGGCCGTGGCACGTAGCCGGGGACGCGCTTTTGCACCCGCGAACCCTTGCTCGACCCGGAGTGTAGGAGCCGTCCGGCTCAAAGTCAAACGGTATCATATGTCTTATATAAGACAGATGTTTTGCGGAAATTGAGTGGACTTAAAAGTGCGGTTTGTGATGAAATGCGCGCCATGACATCGAACCAGGCGAATACCGCGAATCAGACCGGCGCAGGCGGCCCAGGGCAGCCGGGCGCGAGCGATCCCGCACCCTCGCCTGCGGCTGCTCCGTCGCCGACGTTCAGCCCGTTATACCAGCAGATTAAGTCATTGATCACGCAAAGTCTCGAAACCGGTGAGTGGAAGCCGGGCGAGATCATCCCGAGCGAGGTGGAGCTCGCGGCCCGCTACAAGGTCAGCCAGGGCACCGTCCGCAAGGCGATCGACGAGCTGGCCGCCGAAAACCTCGTGGTCCGGCGGCAGGGCAAGGGTACTTTTGTTGCAACGCACAATGAAGATCGCGCGCAGTTTCGCTTCCTGCGGCTGCTGGCCGACGACGGTGCCGAGCATCCGCACGTGAGCCGCCTGCTCGAATGCCGCCGCCTGCGTGCGCCGGCCGAGATCGCGCGGCAGCTCGACCTGAAGCCGGCCGATCCCGTCGTGCAGGTGCGCCGCCTGCTGGAGTTCGAGAACGAAGTGACGGTGCTCGACGAGATCTGGCTGCCGGGCGCGATGTTCCGCGGGCTCACGTTCGAGCGGCTGAGCGAGTACAAGGGGCCGCTCTACGCGATGTTCGAGACGGAGTTCGGCACGCGGATGATCCGCGCGACGGAAAAGATCCGCGCGGTGGCGGCGGAGCCGGCGGTGGCCGACCTGCTGCACGTGCCGGCAGGTTTCCCTTTGCTGTCGGTCGAGCGCGTGTCCTATACATACGG is a window encoding:
- a CDS encoding HpcH/HpaI aldolase/citrate lyase family protein encodes the protein MAALTPAQVLYDGASPPAILPCCDHYAGSEKLMRKSLALQAELGPVFDITLDCEDGAAVGQEAAHAALVTELLGSDENRFGRVGVRIHDFSHPHWRDDVRIVLRTSRAPAYITLPKIASAADAAEMTAFIEGTRRELGIAQPIPVDVLVETHGALAQAAALAALPTVGTLSFGLMDFVSAHHGAIPDSAMRSPGQFEHPLVRRAKLEIAAACHAHGKTPSHNVTTEVRDMGVVAGDARRARDEFAFTRMWSIHPAQIRPIVDAFAPRTDEVALAAEILLAAQAADWGPTRHGDTLHDRASYRYYWSVLRRARATGQPVPAEAAPLFGPAAEGSVP
- a CDS encoding malate dehydrogenase; this translates as MAKPAKRVAVTGAAGQIAYSLLFRIANGDLLGKDQPVILQLLDLPQAQAAVKGVVMELDDCAFPLLAGVVITDDPKVAFKDADVALLVGARPRSKGMERKDLLSANAEIFTVQGAALNEVASRDVKVLVVGNPANTNAYIAMKSAPDLPKKNFTAMLRLDHNRALSQLAAKSGKPVASIEKLAVWGNHSPTMYPDFRFATAEGESLLKLINDDVWNRDTFIPTVGKRGAAIIEARGLSSAASAANAAIDHVRDWVLGTNGKWVTMGIPSDGSYGIPEDIIYGVPVVCENGEYKRVEGLEIDAFSREKMDGTLAELLEERDGVAHLLKN
- a CDS encoding GntR family transcriptional regulator, encoding MRAMTSNQANTANQTGAGGPGQPGASDPAPSPAAAPSPTFSPLYQQIKSLITQSLETGEWKPGEIIPSEVELAARYKVSQGTVRKAIDELAAENLVVRRQGKGTFVATHNEDRAQFRFLRLLADDGAEHPHVSRLLECRRLRAPAEIARQLDLKPADPVVQVRRLLEFENEVTVLDEIWLPGAMFRGLTFERLSEYKGPLYAMFETEFGTRMIRATEKIRAVAAEPAVADLLHVPAGFPLLSVERVSYTYGDRPVEVRRGWYVTTGYYYQNDLS